A window from Flammeovirgaceae bacterium encodes these proteins:
- a CDS encoding DsrE family protein, producing the protein MKIIFAIALSFVLATGFGQKMVNPIIKGYGGVYDLPDADVKIDPSLDYKIVIEVARESEKPSDVNWALNNVARLLNLHAMAGVPKENLHVVLAIHGGAAFTVRNNEEYRKAYGVDNPNLGLYQELQDAGVKMVVCGQSLIVRKIDKDKMVPGVEVASSMLTTMTTYQLKGYAMLVF; encoded by the coding sequence ATGAAAATTATTTTTGCGATTGCCCTTTCGTTCGTGCTTGCCACCGGCTTTGGCCAAAAGATGGTCAACCCGATCATCAAAGGATATGGGGGCGTCTATGATTTGCCCGATGCGGATGTAAAGATCGACCCGTCACTGGATTATAAAATCGTGATAGAGGTGGCACGGGAAAGCGAAAAGCCCTCGGATGTGAACTGGGCACTGAACAACGTGGCGCGCCTCCTCAACCTACATGCCATGGCAGGCGTGCCAAAGGAAAACCTGCATGTGGTATTGGCCATTCACGGGGGCGCTGCCTTTACGGTGAGGAACAATGAAGAGTACCGGAAAGCTTACGGGGTGGACAACCCCAACCTTGGCCTGTACCAGGAACTGCAGGATGCCGGTGTGAAAATGGTGGTGTGCGGCCAATCCCTTATCGTTCGGAAAATAGACAAGGACAAAATGGTGCCGGGCGTGGAAGTGGCCTCGTCCATGCTCACCACGATGACCACCTACCAGCTAAAAGGCTACGCGATGTTGGTCTTTTGA
- a CDS encoding molybdenum cofactor guanylyltransferase — protein sequence MQTDKPALYGLVLEGGLSSRMGKNKAYLTYHKRPQREHAFGLLEKFCHRVYYSAGKQAPPDGHTIVDAFPFQGPLNGILSAFKRYPGVAWLTLPVDMPLVDEGVIRFLVAHRDAAKAATCFYDTEGKLPEPLVTIWEPHAPLPTFYAKGKTSPREFLMGTNANLLHIPSKMALKNINTPEDFKGFFEH from the coding sequence ATGCAAACGGATAAGCCTGCGCTCTACGGGCTGGTGTTGGAAGGGGGGCTAAGCTCCAGGATGGGAAAAAACAAGGCCTACCTGACCTACCACAAGCGGCCGCAGCGCGAGCATGCATTTGGCCTGCTGGAAAAATTTTGCCACCGCGTTTATTATTCGGCAGGCAAGCAGGCCCCACCGGATGGCCATACCATCGTGGACGCGTTTCCCTTCCAGGGGCCGCTCAACGGGATTTTAAGTGCCTTTAAGCGCTACCCGGGCGTGGCATGGCTTACCTTGCCCGTGGACATGCCTTTGGTTGACGAAGGGGTGATCCGGTTTTTGGTTGCCCACCGGGATGCGGCCAAGGCGGCTACTTGTTTTTACGATACGGAGGGCAAGCTTCCCGAGCCTTTGGTCACCATCTGGGAGCCGCATGCCCCGCTCCCCACATTTTATGCAAAAGGAAAAACCAGCCCGCGCGAATTTTTAATGGGGACAAATGCCAATCTCCTGCACATACCGTCCAAAATGGCGCTGAAAAACATCAACACGCCTGAGGATTTCAAAGGCTTTTTTGAGCACTGA
- a CDS encoding DUF2911 domain-containing protein, with protein sequence MTRTNVLLMLLAFATTAAMAQKPMASPPGKAEGKIDGISVVVDYHQPSARGRKIMGGLVPYGEVWRTGANETTSIELGADAKIEGKPIAKGKYALFTIPGENEWTIIINKSIKWGSASYDEKDDVLRVKVKPGKTDGFVETFNIAVTGNKVAMKWENTQVAFTISK encoded by the coding sequence ATGACCCGAACCAATGTTTTACTAATGCTGTTGGCCTTTGCCACCACAGCAGCGATGGCGCAAAAACCGATGGCCAGTCCCCCCGGCAAGGCCGAAGGCAAAATCGATGGCATATCCGTAGTGGTGGATTACCACCAACCCTCCGCCAGGGGCAGGAAAATCATGGGCGGGCTGGTGCCGTATGGGGAAGTGTGGAGAACAGGCGCCAACGAGACCACCTCCATTGAACTTGGCGCTGATGCCAAAATTGAAGGCAAGCCCATCGCCAAAGGCAAGTACGCGTTGTTCACCATTCCCGGTGAAAATGAATGGACCATCATCATCAACAAAAGCATCAAATGGGGTTCCGCCAGCTATGACGAAAAAGACGATGTGCTGAGGGTGAAGGTAAAGCCAGGAAAAACGGACGGCTTTGTGGAAACCTTCAACATTGCCGTGACCGGCAACAAAGTGGCCATGAAATGGGAAAACACGCAGGTGGCATTCACCATTTCCAAATAA
- the moaC gene encoding cyclic pyranopterin monophosphate synthase MoaC — MKPKLTHTTDSGNPSMVDVSGKVATRRVARAQAIVNVGPEIVAMIKDQEIMTKKGPVFQTAIIAGVMGAKHTPSLIPLCHPIGLEDCQVEINVVGDKIVIGTSAIITSKTGVEMEALTAASVAALTIYDMCKAMSHHIVIEEIKLMEKTGGKKDFKRDANG, encoded by the coding sequence ATGAAGCCCAAACTCACACATACCACCGACAGCGGCAATCCATCCATGGTGGATGTTTCCGGAAAGGTGGCCACCAGGCGGGTGGCACGGGCGCAGGCCATCGTAAACGTTGGCCCGGAAATAGTGGCCATGATCAAAGACCAGGAGATCATGACAAAAAAAGGCCCCGTGTTCCAGACGGCCATCATCGCGGGCGTAATGGGCGCCAAGCACACCCCTTCATTGATACCGTTGTGCCACCCTATTGGGCTGGAGGACTGCCAGGTGGAAATCAATGTGGTGGGCGACAAGATTGTGATAGGCACTTCCGCCATTATTACCTCCAAAACAGGGGTGGAGATGGAGGCGCTAACCGCGGCCTCGGTGGCCGCCCTCACTATTTACGATATGTGCAAGGCCATGTCACACCATATTGTAATTGAAGAAATCAAGTTGATGGAAAAGACCGGGGGAAAGAAAGATTTTAAAAGGGATGCAAACGGATAA
- a CDS encoding ATP-dependent zinc protease — protein MLILGRSDRVDLPGLGLTDIHAKIDTGAYTSALHCSNVKLVDGRLEFVLLDEEHPEFTGMKFTFDEYDQRGIKNSSGQAELRFIIKTTVKIHGRTFKTQFSLSDRDNLKFPILLGRRVLKNRFLIDVSKTDVSFESKYASP, from the coding sequence ATGCTTATTCTTGGAAGATCGGACCGGGTGGACTTGCCCGGGTTAGGGCTTACGGACATCCATGCCAAAATTGATACCGGTGCCTATACCAGCGCGCTCCATTGTTCCAATGTAAAGTTGGTGGATGGCAGGCTTGAGTTTGTGCTATTGGACGAAGAGCACCCCGAATTTACCGGAATGAAGTTTACCTTTGACGAATACGACCAACGGGGAATAAAGAATTCTTCCGGCCAGGCCGAGTTGAGGTTTATCATCAAGACCACCGTGAAAATCCATGGCCGGACGTTCAAAACCCAGTTTTCCCTCAGTGACCGGGACAACCTAAAATTCCCTATCCTGTTGGGGAGAAGGGTGTTGAAAAACAGGTTCCTCATTGACGTGTCGAAAACAGATGTCTCTTTTGAAAGCAAATATGCATCGCCATAG
- a CDS encoding molybdopterin molybdotransferase MoeA, giving the protein MVSVSEATAIIGSHLFSPADESVPVANALHRVLAAPVLADRDFPPFNRVAMDGIAIQFEQYDQGRTSFEVEGMAAAGVPQKTLHDKKNCLEVMTGAPLPTHTDTVVRYEDLKMEGSVATVVAPVSKPYQNIHPQGQDAKENQVLLKEGTLVSPSEIAILTSVGKVDVLVRSCPRAAVVSTGDELVDIGETPGPHQVRRSNSYALQAALKSLGCTARLFHLPDEQGAIRKELSGILRDHDLVVLSGGVSKGKFDFVPEVLGQLGVQKHFHKVKQKPGKPFWFGGMGSKIVFALPGNPVSTYMCFYRYIKPWLAKSWGLAENAAHALLASDYSVQGDLTYFLQVNVVNEAGRLVAYPMTGGGSGDFANLKEVNAFLQLAEGKATFKKGEACPIFHFRPW; this is encoded by the coding sequence ATGGTAAGCGTTTCCGAAGCCACTGCAATCATTGGGTCCCATTTGTTTTCCCCTGCTGACGAAAGTGTGCCGGTGGCCAACGCTTTGCACCGTGTATTGGCCGCGCCCGTTTTGGCCGACCGTGATTTTCCCCCTTTCAACCGGGTGGCCATGGATGGCATTGCCATTCAATTTGAACAATACGACCAGGGCCGCACCTCATTTGAGGTCGAGGGCATGGCGGCAGCGGGCGTCCCCCAAAAAACACTTCACGACAAAAAAAACTGCTTGGAGGTAATGACAGGGGCACCGCTCCCCACCCACACCGACACGGTGGTCAGGTACGAAGACCTGAAAATGGAGGGTTCGGTGGCCACGGTGGTGGCCCCGGTAAGCAAGCCCTATCAAAACATACACCCACAGGGCCAGGACGCAAAAGAAAACCAAGTGTTGTTGAAGGAAGGGACCCTGGTCTCCCCTTCCGAAATCGCCATCCTCACATCGGTGGGAAAAGTGGACGTGCTGGTAAGGTCCTGCCCCCGGGCAGCGGTTGTTTCCACCGGTGACGAACTGGTGGACATAGGCGAAACCCCGGGACCACACCAGGTACGCAGGTCAAACAGCTATGCCCTTCAGGCCGCGTTGAAGTCGTTGGGGTGCACGGCACGCCTTTTCCATTTGCCGGATGAACAAGGGGCCATCAGGAAGGAACTGTCCGGCATATTGCGGGACCACGACCTGGTGGTCCTTTCCGGGGGGGTGTCCAAAGGCAAATTTGACTTTGTGCCGGAAGTGCTTGGCCAATTGGGGGTGCAAAAGCATTTTCACAAGGTGAAGCAAAAGCCCGGCAAACCATTTTGGTTTGGGGGCATGGGAAGCAAAATAGTTTTTGCACTGCCCGGCAACCCGGTTTCCACTTATATGTGCTTTTACAGGTACATCAAACCATGGCTGGCGAAAAGCTGGGGGCTGGCCGAAAATGCCGCGCATGCCCTGTTGGCCAGCGATTACAGTGTGCAGGGCGACCTTACTTATTTTTTGCAGGTAAATGTTGTGAACGAAGCGGGGCGGCTGGTGGCCTACCCCATGACGGGAGGGGGATCGGGTGATTTTGCGAACCTAAAGGAGGTAAATGCCTTTCTGCAGTTGGCCGAAGGCAAGGCAACGTTCAAAAAAGGGGAAGCGTGCCCCATATTCCATTTTAGGCCCTGGTGA
- a CDS encoding molybdenum cofactor biosynthesis protein MoaE has protein sequence MIKITEKAIDVQKVIETASSLGAGAVNVFIGTVRNKAHDKNVVWLEYEAYEAMAVAEIRKAIDEAAQKWGLLGWAVSHRIGTLKPGEVAVAVAVSAPHRKESFEACQYIIDNVKAKAPIWKKEVFEDGEEWVDARPTGALQNN, from the coding sequence ATGATTAAAATCACAGAGAAAGCCATCGATGTTCAAAAAGTCATCGAAACGGCCTCTAGCTTAGGTGCAGGGGCCGTTAATGTTTTTATAGGTACCGTCCGGAACAAGGCACATGACAAGAACGTGGTATGGTTGGAGTATGAAGCCTATGAGGCCATGGCCGTGGCTGAAATCCGAAAGGCAATCGATGAGGCCGCGCAAAAATGGGGTTTGTTGGGGTGGGCCGTGAGCCACCGGATTGGCACGCTGAAACCGGGCGAAGTGGCCGTGGCCGTGGCCGTCTCTGCCCCCCACAGAAAGGAATCTTTTGAAGCCTGCCAATATATTATCGACAACGTAAAGGCAAAGGCCCCAATTTGGAAAAAGGAAGTATTTGAGGATGGCGAGGAATGGGTGGACGCACGCCCAACCGGGGCCTTGCAAAACAACTAG
- a CDS encoding YfhO family protein, with the protein MRKIDFKKHVLPHLGAVMVFLIVTISFFSPVFFENKSISQHDIQQWEASSKSLRDYRKATGEEGLWATSIFSGMPAYLVNLEWGNGPVVAIKKVLSFGLPHPVVNMYWAFLSYYILLLAFRVRPMLAIAGAVAFGLSSYMVIGIAAGHNARIGAIAFMPLVMAGIHLAFSRKWLLGFSLTSLGLALHLRENHLQMTYYLLLIVLAYGLVQLIVAVREKNIIGFLKNLGAVVPAALLAVGTFIGPLWAISEYSQYSIRGKSELGPSAQQASGLHKDYAFAYSSGILETITLMVPGFYGGSSSNFLVQDEGSATYQALAQSSDSNMANQLARYTSAYWGPQSLTAPYYGGAVICFLFVVGMAFAEKKYVWWLVPVSALGAMLSWGSHFEAFNYFVFDYLPGYNKFRSVTFAIMITLFSMPLLGMLGLERFFEEGLNPKTRKKLVLAFSFTGGLCLLIGLFAGMASFMREGETQLPAWFLHALKEDRESLMRADAFRSFSFILAVFLLLFFDARKWVSAFGVYAFLVFVVAIDLSVVDKRYFTDDNYQRKRESHFVATAADQEVLKDKSIFRVYNLQEPFSTEGRSAYFHHSLGGYHGAKIRRYQDLYDSCLGKETNRFIADAQAGQLQFREYGVMNMLNTKYIMYGPDKGNIIPNPEANGNAWFVGHVDYADSPSEELAKVCKVDTRTTAVVDRSKFKVGDVQEDSLASVQLIEMSPPYLKYQASSAKGGLVVFSEIYYPRGWTATIDGKEAPILRADYVLRALEVPAGNHQIEFRFAPKPYVIGNKITMASSWALLLVVLGSIGWALRKGQ; encoded by the coding sequence ATGAGGAAAATTGATTTCAAAAAGCATGTATTGCCCCATTTGGGGGCCGTGATGGTATTTTTAATTGTCACGATTTCCTTCTTCAGCCCTGTTTTTTTTGAAAACAAGTCGATCAGCCAGCACGACATCCAGCAATGGGAAGCTTCCTCTAAATCATTGCGCGACTACCGGAAGGCCACTGGCGAGGAAGGGCTGTGGGCCACCTCGATCTTCAGCGGCATGCCGGCCTACCTGGTCAACCTGGAGTGGGGCAACGGGCCGGTAGTGGCCATTAAAAAAGTGCTTTCCTTCGGCCTGCCCCACCCGGTGGTAAACATGTATTGGGCGTTTTTAAGTTATTACATCCTCCTGCTGGCATTTCGGGTGCGGCCTATGCTCGCCATTGCGGGCGCGGTGGCCTTTGGGCTCTCATCGTACATGGTCATTGGCATTGCCGCAGGGCACAATGCCAGGATTGGCGCCATTGCCTTTATGCCGCTGGTGATGGCAGGCATACACCTGGCGTTTTCCCGTAAGTGGCTCCTGGGCTTCTCCCTAACTTCCCTCGGCCTGGCCTTGCACTTACGCGAAAACCATTTGCAGATGACGTATTATTTACTGCTGATCGTATTGGCCTATGGGCTTGTTCAACTGATTGTGGCAGTACGCGAAAAAAACATTATCGGGTTTTTAAAAAACCTTGGGGCCGTGGTGCCGGCCGCGCTTTTGGCCGTAGGCACTTTCATTGGCCCATTGTGGGCAATAAGCGAGTATAGCCAATATTCCATAAGGGGAAAATCCGAATTGGGCCCTTCCGCGCAGCAGGCAAGTGGCCTCCATAAGGACTATGCATTTGCCTATAGCAGCGGCATACTGGAAACGATTACCCTGATGGTGCCTGGTTTTTATGGCGGCAGCAGCTCCAATTTCCTGGTACAGGACGAAGGGAGCGCCACCTACCAGGCATTGGCCCAAAGCAGCGACAGCAACATGGCCAATCAATTGGCCCGCTACACCTCCGCCTATTGGGGCCCACAATCGTTGACGGCACCCTACTACGGAGGCGCGGTTATTTGTTTTCTTTTTGTGGTAGGAATGGCATTTGCCGAAAAAAAATATGTGTGGTGGCTGGTGCCGGTAAGTGCATTGGGGGCCATGCTAAGTTGGGGAAGCCACTTTGAGGCATTCAACTATTTTGTTTTTGACTATTTGCCGGGCTACAACAAATTCCGGTCGGTCACATTTGCCATCATGATCACCTTGTTTTCCATGCCCTTGCTTGGCATGCTGGGGCTGGAGCGGTTTTTTGAAGAAGGGCTTAACCCGAAAACCAGAAAAAAGCTGGTCCTTGCTTTTTCCTTTACCGGTGGGCTGTGCCTGTTGATTGGGTTGTTTGCCGGGATGGCAAGTTTCATGCGGGAAGGGGAAACCCAGTTGCCGGCCTGGTTCCTTCATGCCTTGAAAGAGGACAGGGAGTCGTTGATGAGGGCCGATGCGTTCAGGTCCTTTTCGTTCATCCTGGCGGTGTTCCTGCTTTTGTTTTTTGATGCCCGAAAATGGGTGTCTGCATTTGGGGTTTATGCATTCCTCGTTTTCGTGGTGGCCATTGACCTGTCCGTGGTGGACAAAAGGTACTTTACGGACGACAACTACCAACGCAAGCGGGAAAGCCACTTTGTGGCCACGGCCGCTGACCAGGAAGTGCTGAAGGACAAAAGCATTTTTCGGGTGTATAACCTACAGGAACCCTTTAGCACGGAAGGGCGGTCTGCCTATTTCCACCATTCGTTGGGCGGCTACCACGGGGCCAAGATCAGGAGGTACCAGGACCTGTACGATTCCTGCCTGGGCAAGGAAACCAACAGGTTTATTGCCGATGCACAAGCCGGCCAGTTGCAGTTTAGGGAGTATGGGGTGATGAACATGCTCAACACAAAATACATCATGTATGGCCCCGACAAAGGGAATATTATTCCCAATCCGGAAGCAAACGGCAACGCCTGGTTTGTTGGCCATGTTGACTATGCCGACTCCCCCTCTGAGGAACTCGCAAAAGTATGTAAGGTGGATACCCGTACCACTGCGGTGGTGGACCGGTCAAAATTCAAAGTGGGGGACGTGCAGGAGGATAGCCTTGCCAGCGTTCAATTGATCGAAATGTCGCCACCGTATTTAAAGTACCAGGCCTCCTCCGCAAAGGGCGGACTGGTGGTGTTTTCAGAAATTTACTACCCCAGGGGTTGGACCGCCACCATTGACGGCAAGGAGGCCCCTATCCTGCGGGCAGACTATGTATTGCGCGCTTTGGAAGTCCCTGCCGGCAACCACCAGATCGAATTCAGGTTTGCCCCAAAACCATACGTCATCGGCAATAAAATCACCATGGCTTCATCATGGGCATTGCTGCTGGTGGTGCTGGGAAGCATCGGGTGGGCTTTGCGAAAGGGGCAATAA
- a CDS encoding YkgJ family cysteine cluster protein, which produces MNIEQVVHEVEEVFLALDKEIAAFKSRSGLGCKPGCGKCCLKPDIEATVLEFIPFAYHLYKQGKAIEWLENPSLDDTVCAILDPRLPGAGHCSSYPHRGMICRLFGFSAKLNKYGNKELVTCQVIKKEQPGEFLAAYAETLAGGEVPFMRDYYMQMYAIDWGLAQKFYPINTAIKKAIETVLHYYAYREAPDVTIP; this is translated from the coding sequence TTGAACATAGAGCAAGTGGTCCACGAAGTGGAGGAGGTGTTCCTCGCACTGGACAAAGAAATAGCCGCTTTCAAGTCACGCTCGGGCCTGGGCTGCAAGCCCGGGTGCGGAAAGTGTTGCCTTAAGCCCGACATCGAGGCTACTGTCCTCGAGTTTATCCCTTTTGCCTACCATCTTTACAAACAGGGCAAGGCCATCGAGTGGCTGGAAAACCCATCATTGGATGATACGGTTTGTGCCATTTTGGACCCGCGCCTGCCCGGGGCAGGCCATTGCTCTTCTTATCCGCACAGGGGAATGATTTGCCGGTTGTTCGGGTTTTCCGCAAAATTGAACAAGTACGGGAATAAAGAACTGGTAACGTGCCAGGTGATAAAAAAGGAACAGCCAGGGGAGTTTCTTGCCGCTTATGCGGAAACCCTGGCCGGTGGCGAGGTGCCGTTCATGCGCGACTACTACATGCAAATGTATGCCATAGACTGGGGGTTGGCCCAAAAATTTTATCCCATTAACACGGCCATTAAAAAAGCAATCGAAACGGTATTGCATTATTACGCCTATCGGGAGGCCCCGGATGTAACCATTCCCTGA
- a CDS encoding MoaD/ThiS family protein, whose protein sequence is MRYTLKTFGVTRDILGGKEVTFEMDGKKVGELKSELMARFPEMKSLNSLLVAVNNAYADDNAPISESDEIALIPPVSGG, encoded by the coding sequence ATGAGGTACACACTAAAAACTTTTGGGGTCACACGCGACATCCTGGGCGGCAAAGAGGTAACCTTTGAAATGGACGGAAAGAAGGTGGGCGAGTTAAAATCCGAGCTTATGGCCCGCTTTCCGGAAATGAAATCGTTGAATTCCCTGCTGGTGGCCGTCAACAATGCCTATGCGGACGACAATGCCCCCATTTCGGAATCGGACGAAATCGCGCTTATCCCTCCGGTAAGCGGGGGCTGA
- the ffh gene encoding signal recognition particle protein — protein sequence MFDSLSLKLEKAFQTLKGQGRITEINVAGTVKEIRRALIDADVNYKVAKEVTDDIKAKALGMDVLTAVSPSQLLVKVTNDELTALMGGKGEDINLEGSPAVVLIAGLQGSGKTTFSGKLANYLKRQGKQVMLAACDIYRPAAIDQLKVLGEKIGVEVYAEPDTKDAVKIAKAAIGHAKKNNIQVLIVDTAGRLAVDEAMMDEIAALKQALDPSETLFVVDSMTGQDAVNTAKAFNDRLDFNGVVLTKLDGDTRGGAALSIRKVVDKPIKFISSGEKMEMIDRFHPDRMAGRILGMGDVVGLVEKAQQNFDEAEAQRLNKKFRKNQFDFNDFLSQLEQIKKMGDMKSLMGMIPGMGKALKDTDIDDNSFKPIEAIIRSMTHEERENPDKINPSRKNRIARGSGNSVQQVNQLLKQFDQMRKMMKTMNKMGGGKRAMSALNPFGK from the coding sequence ATGTTCGATAGTTTAAGCCTCAAGCTGGAAAAAGCCTTTCAAACCCTGAAAGGGCAAGGCAGGATCACGGAAATCAACGTGGCCGGCACCGTAAAAGAGATAAGGAGGGCGTTGATCGATGCTGACGTCAACTATAAAGTGGCCAAAGAGGTCACTGACGACATCAAGGCCAAGGCCTTGGGCATGGATGTGCTCACCGCGGTATCGCCCAGCCAGTTGCTGGTGAAAGTGACCAATGACGAGCTCACGGCCCTGATGGGCGGGAAGGGCGAGGACATCAATCTGGAGGGCTCGCCTGCCGTGGTGTTGATTGCCGGCCTTCAGGGATCGGGCAAGACCACTTTCTCTGGAAAACTGGCCAATTACCTGAAGCGCCAGGGAAAGCAGGTGATGCTGGCCGCTTGCGATATTTATCGTCCGGCCGCCATTGACCAACTCAAGGTATTGGGCGAAAAAATCGGGGTGGAGGTGTATGCGGAGCCGGATACCAAAGATGCCGTAAAGATTGCCAAGGCCGCCATTGGCCATGCAAAGAAAAACAACATCCAGGTGCTGATAGTGGATACCGCTGGGCGCCTGGCCGTGGACGAGGCGATGATGGACGAGATTGCCGCGTTAAAGCAGGCCCTTGACCCTTCGGAAACGCTTTTTGTGGTGGACTCCATGACGGGGCAGGATGCGGTGAACACTGCCAAGGCATTCAACGACCGGTTGGATTTCAACGGGGTAGTGCTGACCAAGTTGGATGGCGATACCCGTGGAGGCGCGGCCTTGTCCATCCGCAAGGTGGTGGACAAGCCCATTAAGTTCATCAGTTCAGGGGAAAAAATGGAAATGATTGACCGTTTCCACCCCGACCGGATGGCCGGCAGGATATTGGGGATGGGCGATGTGGTGGGCCTGGTGGAGAAAGCACAGCAAAACTTTGATGAGGCCGAAGCCCAAAGGCTGAATAAAAAATTCAGGAAAAACCAATTTGACTTCAATGACTTTCTGTCGCAGTTGGAACAGATCAAAAAAATGGGGGACATGAAAAGCCTTATGGGCATGATCCCCGGTATGGGCAAGGCATTGAAGGACACGGATATTGACGACAACTCTTTCAAACCCATTGAGGCCATTATCCGGTCGATGACCCATGAAGAGCGCGAGAACCCGGACAAAATCAACCCCAGCAGGAAAAACAGGATTGCCCGGGGAAGCGGCAACAGCGTGCAGCAGGTAAACCAACTGTTGAAGCAGTTTGATCAAATGCGCAAAATGATGAAGACCATGAATAAAATGGGCGGGGGAAAACGCGCCATGTCGGCTTTAAATCCATTTGGAAAGTAG
- the moaA gene encoding GTP 3',8-cyclase MoaA, whose product MLFDNHGRQLNYVRIAVTDRCNLRCSYCMPEEGIRYMPKKDLLTFEEIQRLVALLAEMGISKVRFTGGEPFVRKDFMRLVHSVSRIKGITGLHITTNGVLTAPYVKELKQAGVKSVNLSLDTLDKERFKTITRRDEFDNVMGTLGLLLDEGIEVKINAVVMEGKNTDDILPLVAFTRSNPVSVRFIEEMPFNGGGKYSPTLTWTYHKIIDHIKKAYPGLAKLKDGAHSTSYNYAVPGHKGNVGVIAAFSRTFCGTCDRIRITAQGTLKTCLYDNGVLNVRDLVRAGAPDGDLKKILLKAFKNRAKDGHEAGQDRRANAVASESMSTIGG is encoded by the coding sequence ATGCTATTTGACAACCACGGCAGGCAACTCAACTACGTACGGATTGCGGTAACGGACCGCTGCAATTTGCGGTGCTCCTATTGCATGCCGGAGGAAGGCATCCGGTACATGCCCAAAAAGGACCTGCTCACCTTTGAGGAAATCCAGCGGCTGGTGGCCCTGCTTGCCGAAATGGGCATATCCAAAGTGCGTTTTACGGGAGGGGAGCCTTTCGTAAGAAAAGATTTTATGAGGCTGGTGCATTCCGTTTCCCGGATAAAGGGGATTACAGGGCTGCACATCACCACCAATGGCGTGCTCACCGCCCCTTATGTAAAGGAATTAAAGCAGGCAGGGGTAAAATCGGTAAACCTGAGCCTGGACACGCTTGACAAGGAGAGGTTTAAAACCATTACGCGCAGGGACGAGTTTGACAACGTCATGGGCACATTGGGCCTCCTGCTTGATGAAGGGATTGAAGTGAAGATAAACGCAGTGGTCATGGAGGGCAAGAACACGGACGATATCCTTCCCCTGGTGGCGTTCACCCGGTCAAACCCGGTATCGGTCAGGTTTATAGAAGAGATGCCCTTTAATGGCGGTGGCAAGTACAGCCCCACCCTTACCTGGACGTACCATAAAATTATTGACCATATAAAGAAGGCCTACCCGGGGCTGGCCAAATTGAAAGATGGGGCGCACTCGACCTCCTATAATTATGCTGTGCCCGGCCATAAGGGAAATGTGGGGGTGATCGCGGCCTTCAGCCGCACATTTTGTGGGACCTGTGACCGCATCCGCATTACTGCCCAGGGGACGTTGAAAACATGTTTGTACGACAACGGGGTGCTTAATGTCCGGGACCTGGTGCGGGCAGGGGCACCAGATGGGGACTTGAAGAAAATATTGCTCAAGGCTTTTAAAAACAGGGCGAAAGATGGACATGAAGCCGGGCAAGACAGAAGGGCAAACGCGGTGGCGTCCGAATCCATGTCCACTATTGGCGGATAA